In Necator americanus strain Aroian chromosome IV, whole genome shotgun sequence, the following proteins share a genomic window:
- a CDS encoding hypothetical protein (NECATOR_CHRIV.G15280.T4) has protein sequence MMTGGPVVVLFFSLLVCALGGIFSKTTSEWKQYHSHEALLDKLLEIVQKCPQISTLYSIGRSVEGRELVVIQFSTTPSEHVALKPEMKYVGNMHGNEPIGRELLIRLADYLCDSAINKDKEVLQLLNSTSIHILPSMNPDGFDLALNTDPADRGWLTGRGNANGVDLNRDFPDLDGVFYELEKLKVPRFDHLMELFSDEKERQPETVAVGQWTLSLPFVLSANLHEGDLVANYPFDSTKQEGTNQYSASPDDGTFRWLAQNYAKNHAHMAKNDHPPCDGTSKDAFARQGGITNGAKWYSVSGGMQDFNYLATNAMELTLELSCEKMPDGKQLPQFWQDNKKALMEYMFAHIAKTHDLKGQLPEGSMESLTTTVRFVTLNCRTLSSELQQAALSRLLRYLCVPFSALQETRMRDRPVISIENYTIYCGDADENKVGGCAIAVRNDYKNLVEEFGSTSSRCAFLRLRDRRGRKLWIVNAHAPTETAEDNSKDAFYDELNALMSKIPSQQVVIVGIDANAKMGLEQQSDVLGNGTMQRSARRTTVTVWSTCANRRASSSLPRLRGIINSISSLGRARLRYVIPQSDIRKSRAVWDVAFDSDHQFFSASRYGSTRETEKFLFNRKSTWQTLLNRLAPSAPELEHVHRPTYAVKEEPPTESEVLVCIQKMKNGKFGEDDGISAEILKCLAPSEIREMTEIIRSIWIDERIPDSWKYAIIVPLHKKLSVTDPRNYRGISLLRVMYKVLERIIPDRLIKHREETTRDEQAGFHPGRSTFDQVFIVRRVIEIWERPSFQRATCRWSKFVRLLDDMNQRTTAAVRTPAAFSPSTTLCEEHQCPADIVLAPSGYPLTDLEYADDVVIFAESSTKLQHVVNLVPKLTAAYGLRLRSDKCKQMWISSRPRTGIRVDGQPIELVDEFCYPGCTLKKNGSYERDVQQRCAKATSAFNSLTKCLRSAPNEVELRVYLSAIRPIMMYGSETWPAPSTVMERLDCTERKLLRRLLGHFWPRACHNEDLYAEIDVVYWRMTRGRYHHLAPPSKAAKVNRLRFFGHILRRPADRLIQRDLRSSSGSSWKKPPGRKRKFWIEVMKEDLRTFAVDRQFRRDVRFRRIWNSDEWIDSVQALAEDREGWAELCSRTAHLGEDAGNRVHSGIKGLVTDAVTGEPINEAIVWIRNGTAPLPIRHPVTTWLLGDYYRILPPGHYEVIVQAESYEPSARNVTVTNKVRDSATIVDFALKPLIEKPPTDEEIVQLVEALEQQGQE, from the exons ATGATGACGGGCGGTCCCGTCGTCGTGCTCTTCTTCTCCCTACTTGTGTGCGCACTTGGAGGGATATTTTCTAAGACTACCTCGGAATGGAAACAATACCATAGTCATGAGGCTCTTCTTGACAAATTATTGGAGATCGTTCAGAAATGCCCACAG atttctACGCTGTACAGTATTGGACGATCAGTCGAAGGACGTGAATTGGTTGTCATTCAGTTCTCCACTACACCATCAGAACATGTAGCCT TGAAGCCAGAGATGAAGTATGTCGGAAATATGCACGGGAACGAACCGATCGGTCGAGAACTGCTCATTCGCTTGGCTGACTATCTTTGCGATTCTGCTATCAACAAGGATAAG GAAGTCCTACAACTTCTGAACTCCACTTCCATCCATATTCTTCCATCCATGAATCCTGACGGGTTCGATTTGGCCCTAAATACG GATCCTGCTGATCGTGGGTGGTTAACCGGTAGAGGTAATGCCAATGGAGTTGATCTAAATAG GGACTTCCCAGATCTTGATGGAGTCTTTTATGAGCTTGAGAAGCTGAAAGTACCGCGATTCGACCATCTCATGGAACTGTTTTCTGATGAGAAAGAA CGCCAACCGGAAACAGTAGCAGTTGGTCAATGGACTCTGTCGTTGCCATTCGTGTTGTCCGCCAACCTTCACGAAGGGGACCTTGTCGCTAACTATCCATTTGATTCCACCAAACAAGAGGGAACCAACCAGTATTCTGCTTCTCCTGATGACGGCACCTTCAG ATGGCTCGCACAAAATTACGCCAAGAATCATGCTCATATGGCGAAGAATGATCATCCACCGTGCGATGGCACCTCTAAGGATGCTTTTGCAAGACAAG GAGGTATTACAAACGGAGCGAAATGGTACTCTGTATCCGGTGGAATGCAAGACTTCAACTACCTCGCTACAAATGCTATGGAGCTCACCTTAGAACTCAGCTGCGAAAAG ATGCCCGACGGCAAGCAGTTGCCGCAGTTCTGGCAGGACAACAAGAAGGCACTCATGGAGTACATGTTTGCT cacatcgccaaaacccatgacctgaaaggtcaactgcctgaagggagcatggaatcctTGACAACAACcgttcgtttcgtcacgctgaactgccgaacactatcgagtgaactccaacaagccgctctatccagacttctgcgatatctctgtgtgcctttttctgcactgcaggaaacacgcatgagagatcggcccgtcatcagcatcgaaaattacaccatatactgcggcgatgctgatgagaacaaagtaggtggctgcgcgatagctgtgaggaacgattacaagaacctggtggaggaatttggctcaacgtcgtctagatgcgcctttctacgactgcgggatcgcagaggacgtaaactctggatcgtaaatgctcacgcacctacggaaaccgctgaggacaacagtaaggacgccttctatgatgaactcaatgcgttgatgtctaaaataccaagccagcaggtggtcattgtcggaatcgacgctaatgcgaagatgggactcgaacagcaatccgatgtgctaggaaatggtactatgcagcggagcgcacgtcggacaacggtgaccgtctggtcgacttgtgcgaacagacgggcctcatcatcgcttccacgtttaagaggaatcatcaacTCCATCAGCTCActtggcaggg ctcgactgcGTTACGttattcctcagtcagatatccgaaaatctagagctgtttgggacgtcgcgttcgactctgaccaccagttcttctcagcttcaagatacggttccacaagagaaaccgagaagttcctcttcaaccgaaaatcgacatggcag accttgctgaaccggctagcaccgtcagctcctgaactcgagcacgttcatagaccgacgtATGCGGTTAaggaggagccaccgaccgagtcggaggttctagtctgtattcaaaaaatgaagaatggaaaatttggtgaagacgacgggattagcgcagaaattctgaaatgtCTTGCTCCGTCtgagattcgtgagatgacagagatcatccgttcaatatggatagacgaaaggattcCTGACTCGTGGAAATACGCTATCATagttcccctccacaagaagttatccgtcacggaccctaggaattatcgaggaatttctttgttgcgtgttatgtacaaggtattggagcggattatcccggaccgactcattaaacatcgcgaagaaacaacgcgcgacgagcaagctggctttcatcctggccgatctacgtttgaccaggtgttcatcgtcaggagagtgatcgaaatctgggaACG GCCGTCTTTTCAACGCGCTACGTGCCGATGGAgtaagttcgttcgcttgcttgatgacatgaatcaacgaacaactgctgcagttagAACACCAGCCgcat TTTCGCCATCGAccacattatgcgaagaacaccagtgtcctgccgacattgtcttagcaccatcagggtatcccttgactgatctcgagtacgccgacgatgttgttatattcgcggaaagcagtacgaaacttcagcatgttgtcaaccttgtaccGAAGCTgactgcagcctatggactacgtctacgctctgataaatgcaagcagatgtggatctcttcgagacctcgaacgggaatcagggtggatggacaaccgatagaactcgtcgatgagttctgttacccgggctgtacgctgaagaaaaacggcagctacgagagagatgttcagcaaagatgcgctaaggccacttctgcatttaactccttaacgaaatgcctgcgGTCGGCCCCCAACGAAGTcgagctgcgagtctacctatccgcaattcgccccatcatgatgtacggatcggagacttggccAGCACCATCTacagtgatggagaggcttgattgcacggaacgaaagctgcttagacggctacttggccacttttggcctagggcatgccacaatgaagatctttacgcagaaattgatgtggtttactggcggatgacacgtggaagatatcaccatcttgcaccgccttcgaaagcggctaaagtgaatcgtcttcgcttcttcggtcatatattaaggagaccggcagatcgtcTTATTCAACGAGAtttgaggagttcgtcgggttcgagctggaagaagccccctggccgaaaacggaagttctggattgaggtgatgaaagaggacctgaggacattcgccgtggataggcagttcaggcgagacgtaaggtttcgcagaatatggaacagtgacgaatggattgattctgtgcaagctctcgcagaagatcgagaaggttgggcagagctgtgttcaaggacggcacacctcggcgaagatgcgggtaatcgc GTACATTCTGGAATCAAAGGTCTAGTAACCGATGCCGTCACTGGAGAGCCAATTAACGAAGCAATTGTATGGATTCGTAACGGCACTGCACCGTTGCCGATACGCCATCCAGTCACCACAT GGCTTCTTGGAGATTACTACCGTATCCTGCCACCCGGACATTACGAAGTAATCGTCCAAGCCGAGAGTTACGAACCAAGTGCTCGCAAT GTGACCGTGACGAATAAAGTCCGAGATAGTGCCACGATCGTCGACTTCGCACTGAAGCCGCTCATCGAAAAACCACCAACG GATGAAGAGATCGTACAACTTGTTGAAGCTCTCGAACAACAAGGACAGGAGTAG
- a CDS encoding hypothetical protein (NECATOR_CHRIV.G15280.T1) — translation MMTGGPVVVLFFSLLVCALGGIFSKTTSEWKQYHSHEALLDKLLEIVQKCPQISTLYSIGRSVEGRELVVIQFSTTPSEHVALKPEMKYVGNMHGNEPIGRELLIRLADYLCDSAINKDKEVLQLLNSTSIHILPSMNPDGFDLALNTDPADRGWLTGRGNANGVDLNRDFPDLDGVFYELEKLKVPRFDHLMELFSDEKERQPETVAVGQWTLSLPFVLSANLHEGDLVANYPFDSTKQEGTNQYSASPDDGTFRWLAQNYAKNHAHMAKNDHPPCDGTSKDAFARQGGITNGAKWYSVSGGMQDFNYLATNAMELTLELSCEKMPDGKQLPQFWQDNKKALMEYMFAHIAKTHDLKGQLPEGSMESLTTTVRFVTLNCRTLSSELQQAALSRLLRYLCVPFSALQETRMRDRPVISIENYTIYCGDADENKVGGCAIAVRNDYKNLVEEFGSTSSRCAFLRLRDRRGRKLWIVNAHAPTETAEDNSKDAFYDELNALMSKIPSQQVVIVGIDANAKMGLEQQSDVLGNGTMQRSARRTTVTVWSTCANRRASSSLPRLRGIINSISSLGRGQPF, via the exons ATGATGACGGGCGGTCCCGTCGTCGTGCTCTTCTTCTCCCTACTTGTGTGCGCACTTGGAGGGATATTTTCTAAGACTACCTCGGAATGGAAACAATACCATAGTCATGAGGCTCTTCTTGACAAATTATTGGAGATCGTTCAGAAATGCCCACAG atttctACGCTGTACAGTATTGGACGATCAGTCGAAGGACGTGAATTGGTTGTCATTCAGTTCTCCACTACACCATCAGAACATGTAGCCT TGAAGCCAGAGATGAAGTATGTCGGAAATATGCACGGGAACGAACCGATCGGTCGAGAACTGCTCATTCGCTTGGCTGACTATCTTTGCGATTCTGCTATCAACAAGGATAAG GAAGTCCTACAACTTCTGAACTCCACTTCCATCCATATTCTTCCATCCATGAATCCTGACGGGTTCGATTTGGCCCTAAATACG GATCCTGCTGATCGTGGGTGGTTAACCGGTAGAGGTAATGCCAATGGAGTTGATCTAAATAG GGACTTCCCAGATCTTGATGGAGTCTTTTATGAGCTTGAGAAGCTGAAAGTACCGCGATTCGACCATCTCATGGAACTGTTTTCTGATGAGAAAGAA CGCCAACCGGAAACAGTAGCAGTTGGTCAATGGACTCTGTCGTTGCCATTCGTGTTGTCCGCCAACCTTCACGAAGGGGACCTTGTCGCTAACTATCCATTTGATTCCACCAAACAAGAGGGAACCAACCAGTATTCTGCTTCTCCTGATGACGGCACCTTCAG ATGGCTCGCACAAAATTACGCCAAGAATCATGCTCATATGGCGAAGAATGATCATCCACCGTGCGATGGCACCTCTAAGGATGCTTTTGCAAGACAAG GAGGTATTACAAACGGAGCGAAATGGTACTCTGTATCCGGTGGAATGCAAGACTTCAACTACCTCGCTACAAATGCTATGGAGCTCACCTTAGAACTCAGCTGCGAAAAG ATGCCCGACGGCAAGCAGTTGCCGCAGTTCTGGCAGGACAACAAGAAGGCACTCATGGAGTACATGTTTGCT cacatcgccaaaacccatgacctgaaaggtcaactgcctgaagggagcatggaatcctTGACAACAACcgttcgtttcgtcacgctgaactgccgaacactatcgagtgaactccaacaagccgctctatccagacttctgcgatatctctgtgtgcctttttctgcactgcaggaaacacgcatgagagatcggcccgtcatcagcatcgaaaattacaccatatactgcggcgatgctgatgagaacaaagtaggtggctgcgcgatagctgtgaggaacgattacaagaacctggtggaggaatttggctcaacgtcgtctagatgcgcctttctacgactgcgggatcgcagaggacgtaaactctggatcgtaaatgctcacgcacctacggaaaccgctgaggacaacagtaaggacgccttctatgatgaactcaatgcgttgatgtctaaaataccaagccagcaggtggtcattgtcggaatcgacgctaatgcgaagatgggactcgaacagcaatccgatgtgctaggaaatggtactatgcagcggagcgcacgtcggacaacggtgaccgtctggtcgacttgtgcgaacagacgggcctcatcatcgcttccacgtttaagaggaatcatcaacTCCATCAGCTCActtggcaggggtcaacccttttaa
- a CDS encoding hypothetical protein (NECATOR_CHRIV.G15280.T2) produces the protein MKNGKFGEDDGISAEILKCLAPSEIREMTEIIRSIWIDERIPDSWKYAIIVPLHKKLSVTDPRNYRGISLLRVMYKVLERIIPDRLIKHREETTRDEQAGFHPGRSTFDQVFIVRRVIEIWERYSKLMQLAFLDFEAAFDSL, from the coding sequence atgaagaatggaaaatttggtgaagacgacgggattagcgcagaaattctgaaatgtCTTGCTCCGTCtgagattcgtgagatgacagagatcatccgttcaatatggatagacgaaaggattcCTGACTCGTGGAAATACGCTATCATagttcccctccacaagaagttatccgtcacggaccctaggaattatcgaggaatttctttgttgcgtgttatgtacaaggtattggagcggattatcccggaccgactcattaaacatcgcgaagaaacaacgcgcgacgagcaagctggctttcatcctggccgatctacgtttgaccaggtgttcatcgtcaggagagtgatcgaaatctgggaACGGTATTCGAAActaatgcaactagcgtttctggactttgaagccgcgttcgactctctcTAG
- a CDS encoding hypothetical protein (NECATOR_CHRIV.G15280.T3): protein MYNTVGSVSPSTTLCEEHQCPADIVLAPSGYPLTDLEYADDVVIFAESSTKLQHVVNLVPKLTAAYGLRLRSDKCKQMWISSRPRTGIRVDGQPIELVDEFCYPGCTLKKNGSYERDVQQRCAKATSAFNSLTKCLRSAPNEVELRVYLSAIRPIMMYGSETWPAPSTVMERLDCTERKLLRRLLGHFWPRACHNEDLYAEIDVVYWRMTRGRYHHLAPPSKAAKVNRLRFFGHILRRPADRLIQRDLRSSSGSSWKKPPGRKRKFWIEVMKEDLRTFAVDRQFRRDVHSGIKGLVTDAVTGEPINEAIVWIRNGTAPLPIRHPVTTWLLGDYYRILPPGHYEVIVQAESYEPSARNVTVTNKVRDSATIVDFALKPLIEKPPTDEEIVQLVEALEQQGQE, encoded by the exons atgtacaacaccgttggaagtg TTTCGCCATCGAccacattatgcgaagaacaccagtgtcctgccgacattgtcttagcaccatcagggtatcccttgactgatctcgagtacgccgacgatgttgttatattcgcggaaagcagtacgaaacttcagcatgttgtcaaccttgtaccGAAGCTgactgcagcctatggactacgtctacgctctgataaatgcaagcagatgtggatctcttcgagacctcgaacgggaatcagggtggatggacaaccgatagaactcgtcgatgagttctgttacccgggctgtacgctgaagaaaaacggcagctacgagagagatgttcagcaaagatgcgctaaggccacttctgcatttaactccttaacgaaatgcctgcgGTCGGCCCCCAACGAAGTcgagctgcgagtctacctatccgcaattcgccccatcatgatgtacggatcggagacttggccAGCACCATCTacagtgatggagaggcttgattgcacggaacgaaagctgcttagacggctacttggccacttttggcctagggcatgccacaatgaagatctttacgcagaaattgatgtggtttactggcggatgacacgtggaagatatcaccatcttgcaccgccttcgaaagcggctaaagtgaatcgtcttcgcttcttcggtcatatattaaggagaccggcagatcgtcTTATTCAACGAGAtttgaggagttcgtcgggttcgagctggaagaagccccctggccgaaaacggaagttctggattgaggtgatgaaagaggacctgaggacattcgccgtggataggcagttcaggcgagac GTACATTCTGGAATCAAAGGTCTAGTAACCGATGCCGTCACTGGAGAGCCAATTAACGAAGCAATTGTATGGATTCGTAACGGCACTGCACCGTTGCCGATACGCCATCCAGTCACCACAT GGCTTCTTGGAGATTACTACCGTATCCTGCCACCCGGACATTACGAAGTAATCGTCCAAGCCGAGAGTTACGAACCAAGTGCTCGCAAT GTGACCGTGACGAATAAAGTCCGAGATAGTGCCACGATCGTCGACTTCGCACTGAAGCCGCTCATCGAAAAACCACCAACG GATGAAGAGATCGTACAACTTGTTGAAGCTCTCGAACAACAAGGACAGGAGTAG
- a CDS encoding hypothetical protein (NECATOR_CHRIV.G15281.T1) — translation MYVDHCRDVFLENIRKLSRTETYCIDVWFHGDCILWAPDVQMRGNQLTMLEEKLHEFWKQTCWICKNSGAAINVDNRFVHFPCAKKHGYKMDRFLLSITS, via the exons ATGTATGTCGATCACTGTCGGGATGTTTTTCTCGAGAATATTAGAAAG CTGTCAAGGACAGAAACGTACTGCATAGATGTTTGGTTCCATGGAGACTGTATTCTCTGGGCTCCAGATGTACAGATGAGGGGAAATCAGTTGACAATGCTGGAAGAGAAACTTCATGAATTTTGGAAACAG ACTTGTTGGATATGTAAGAACTCTGGAGCGGCCATCAATGTAGACAATAGATTTGTGCACTTCCCATGTGCGAAGAAGCATG GCTACAAAATGGATCGGTTTCTACTTAGCATCACTTCTTAA